TCAGCTCGCTTACGAATTCGGCACGCTGGTCGTCCGATGCGAGGGCAGCCAGAAACGGGCTTAGCCCGGTACTTGCAATCCAGTCAACGATTGCGTTGGGTGAATCCATCACGTGGCAATATTCGGTTTCCCAGATATCTATTTCACTCGCTTCGGCAGCCAGGACATCGTAATAGAACGATGGGCTCTCCATCGTCAGCATCGTTCGCGCGGCTTCCAATTGGTCAGTCCACTCAGGCTTATGCGATATTTCATGGATGAGCGTTCGGACGACGGCATAGGTGCCGCTTGGAATCTGAAATGCCAAAGCTCCACCTGGGGCGACCATACCGAACAATACTGGTATTAAATTGGCGTGGTCTGGCATCCACTGCAACATCGCGTTCGAATAGACAAGATCGAACGCACTGGCAGGAGTCCAGCAAGCAACATCAGCCAGCTGCCAGTTCTCATCAGGGAAAGCTTTCCGTGCCGCAGCAATCATTTCCGGAGAGTTGTCG
Above is a genomic segment from Roseiconus lacunae containing:
- a CDS encoding methyltransferase domain-containing protein; its protein translation is MNWNAGHYLRYGNERTRAAVDLAARIRLDLPEKVVDLGCGPGNSTQVLRQRWMNSEIIGIDNSPEMIAAARKAFPDENWQLADVACWTPASAFDLVYSNAMLQWMPDHANLIPVLFGMVAPGGALAFQIPSGTYAVVRTLIHEISHKPEWTDQLEAARTMLTMESPSFYYDVLAAEASEIDIWETEYCHVMDSPNAIVDWIASTGLSPFLAALASDDQRAEFVSELKRRVYGSYETRVDGKILFDFRRTFVIAYR